A single genomic interval of Sulfoacidibacillus ferrooxidans harbors:
- the purD gene encoding phosphoribosylamine--glycine ligase, translating to MKVLVIGSGAREHAIVRKLVLDARKDSSAREVFVYAAPGNPGIGMYATCVQIEVTDIERLLAFAIEQKIDLTVVGPEAPLALGIVDRFLAAGLRVFGPTKEAAKLESSKAFARELAERAGIPSPHFKTFSDPGAACNYVESLTGPIVVKADGLAAGKGVVIANTSDEAQKVILTLMEEHAFEGAGDTVVIEQFLVGREVSVMAFVDDSGYALMPLIEDHKQLYAEDRGPNTGGMGTYGPVDFVGEDALQKIRAQVFDRVLMQCRKEGIIFRGVLFAGLMMVDGEPNLIEFNVRFGDPETQVALELLETELLSIFEAVSDDRMNQTPIHFAADSAICVVLTSAGYPESPRKGDVITGIDASQDSEFVYTLHAGTRFSERSSDLVTHGGRVLCVVARGESLALARHRAYERIATISFMGKHYRDDIGLRE from the coding sequence GTGAAGGTTCTCGTGATTGGCAGTGGTGCACGCGAGCATGCGATCGTTCGCAAACTTGTCTTAGATGCAAGAAAAGATTCGAGTGCGCGCGAGGTGTTTGTGTATGCGGCACCAGGGAATCCAGGGATAGGGATGTATGCTACGTGTGTGCAAATTGAAGTGACAGATATCGAACGTTTACTTGCATTTGCTATCGAACAGAAGATCGACTTAACGGTTGTGGGACCCGAGGCACCACTTGCGCTCGGGATCGTGGATCGATTTTTGGCGGCTGGTCTGCGCGTATTTGGCCCAACGAAAGAAGCGGCTAAGTTAGAATCAAGCAAAGCGTTTGCGCGTGAACTCGCAGAGCGGGCAGGTATACCTTCTCCTCATTTTAAGACTTTTTCTGATCCAGGCGCAGCGTGCAACTATGTGGAGAGCCTTACTGGTCCGATTGTTGTAAAAGCGGATGGACTTGCAGCAGGAAAAGGTGTTGTTATTGCAAACACAAGCGACGAGGCACAGAAGGTCATTTTGACGCTGATGGAAGAACACGCGTTTGAAGGTGCGGGAGATACTGTGGTTATTGAGCAATTTCTCGTGGGACGCGAGGTATCTGTGATGGCATTTGTCGATGATTCTGGATATGCTTTGATGCCGTTGATTGAAGATCATAAACAACTGTATGCGGAAGATAGGGGTCCAAATACGGGTGGTATGGGAACGTATGGTCCTGTCGACTTTGTGGGGGAAGATGCCCTACAGAAAATTCGTGCACAGGTATTTGATCGCGTATTGATGCAGTGCCGCAAAGAAGGCATCATATTTCGTGGAGTGCTGTTCGCAGGACTGATGATGGTTGACGGAGAACCGAATCTCATTGAATTTAATGTGCGCTTTGGCGATCCAGAGACGCAAGTCGCATTAGAGTTGTTAGAGACGGAGTTACTTTCTATTTTTGAGGCAGTTAGTGATGATCGAATGAATCAAACACCTATCCATTTTGCTGCAGATTCTGCGATTTGTGTAGTATTAACGTCTGCTGGTTATCCGGAATCGCCACGCAAAGGGGATGTTATTACAGGAATTGACGCTAGCCAAGATAGTGAATTTGTGTATACTTTACACGCAGGCACTCGTTTCAGTGAGCGTTCTTCAGATCTTGTCACGCATGGTGGTCGCGTACTATGCGTTGTTGCAAGAGGAGAATCGCTTGCGTTGGCGCGTCATCGCGCTTATGAACGTATTGCAACTATCTCTTTTATGGGCAAACATTATCGCGATGATATAGGGTTGCGAGAGTAG
- the purF gene encoding amidophosphoribosyltransferase: protein MDEALDMFDKMHEECGVFGIFGHEQAAQLSYYGLYALQHRGQESAGIAVIDGHTMHSHRGMGLVTEVFSGDRLQTLPGYAAVGHVRYSTTGESSIRNAQPLVFDFRQGNIALAHNGNLVNARQIRDILEHQGSIFQSTSDTEVVAHLIARGMYKTISENVRESMSMLKGAYAFVILTDHELIAMRDPQGLRPMALGQLDGAYVVASETCAFDTIGATFIRDIEPGEMLIIDDQGLHEQRFSESSRKALCTFEYIYFARPDSDIDGFNVHMVRKQLGKLLAHESPVEADVVIGVPDSSISAAIGYAEEAHLPYEIGLIKNKYSGRTFIQPSQELRSLGVRLKLSAVKKIVAGKRVVMVDDSLVRGTTSARLVSLLREAGATEVHVRISSPPVRHSCFYGIDTSAREELIASKQTIAEIQAFIGADSLAYMEEATMLSAFGVKANEKHGFCNACFTGMYPTEIYPSSKTMLEERGKQPVER from the coding sequence ATGGATGAAGCGTTAGACATGTTTGACAAAATGCATGAGGAATGTGGCGTTTTTGGGATTTTCGGTCACGAGCAGGCCGCACAGCTTTCTTATTATGGGCTATATGCTTTGCAACACAGGGGTCAAGAGAGCGCAGGAATTGCTGTGATTGATGGACACACGATGCACAGTCATCGTGGAATGGGGTTAGTGACAGAAGTATTTTCTGGTGATCGCTTACAAACATTGCCTGGATATGCTGCAGTGGGACATGTGCGGTACTCGACTACTGGTGAGAGTTCGATTCGCAATGCGCAGCCGCTTGTCTTTGATTTTCGGCAAGGCAATATCGCGCTTGCACACAATGGCAATCTCGTCAACGCACGGCAAATTCGCGATATTTTAGAACATCAGGGAAGTATCTTTCAATCGACAAGTGATACAGAAGTTGTAGCGCACTTGATCGCGCGAGGAATGTATAAGACGATTTCAGAGAATGTTCGCGAGAGCATGTCAATGTTAAAGGGTGCATATGCATTCGTCATTCTAACCGATCATGAGCTCATCGCTATGCGCGATCCACAAGGATTGCGGCCTATGGCACTTGGCCAATTGGATGGAGCTTACGTAGTAGCTTCCGAAACCTGTGCATTTGATACCATTGGCGCGACGTTTATTCGGGACATTGAGCCAGGTGAAATGCTGATTATCGATGATCAAGGCTTGCATGAGCAACGTTTTTCTGAATCATCGCGAAAGGCGTTATGTACATTTGAATACATTTATTTTGCTCGACCTGATAGCGACATCGACGGGTTCAATGTGCATATGGTGCGCAAACAACTCGGTAAACTTCTCGCACATGAGTCGCCAGTAGAGGCTGATGTAGTTATTGGCGTTCCTGATTCTAGCATTTCTGCGGCCATAGGCTATGCAGAAGAAGCACATTTGCCCTATGAAATTGGCTTGATTAAAAATAAATACAGTGGGCGAACTTTTATTCAGCCATCTCAGGAATTGCGGAGTTTAGGTGTTCGTTTAAAGCTAAGTGCCGTGAAAAAAATCGTTGCAGGTAAGCGTGTGGTCATGGTTGACGATTCGTTAGTTCGCGGTACCACAAGTGCGCGTCTTGTCAGTCTCTTGCGTGAAGCAGGGGCAACAGAAGTGCATGTTCGGATCTCTTCACCACCTGTGCGACACTCTTGCTTTTATGGAATCGACACATCAGCGCGCGAAGAGTTGATCGCTTCTAAACAGACGATAGCAGAAATTCAAGCGTTTATTGGAGCAGATAGTTTGGCCTATATGGAGGAAGCGACGATGCTCTCGGCATTTGGTGTGAAGGCAAATGAGAAACACGGTTTCTGTAATGCTTGTTTTACGGGCATGTATCCTACAGAAATATACCCGAGTTCTAAAACGATGCTAGAAGAGCGTGGAAAACAACCAGTAGAAAGGTAG
- the purN gene encoding phosphoribosylglycinamide formyltransferase: MKTVQIAVFASGEGTNFRRLVESERADELGCGHIALLVSDKPHSGAVSYAREMGIATFAHTHKELLGKEQWELAILEEMQKRTIDLIVLAGYMRIIGTKVIEAYTKRMINLHPSLLPAFKGLDAIGQALAAQVKETGVTIHYVDADLDAGPIIAQQRVPLEPSDTYEQVARRIQRVEHELLPRVVKQWCEKETR; encoded by the coding sequence ATGAAGACAGTCCAAATTGCCGTTTTCGCTTCTGGCGAGGGGACAAACTTTCGGCGTCTAGTGGAGAGTGAGCGTGCAGATGAGCTTGGCTGTGGGCATATCGCACTTTTGGTGAGTGATAAGCCGCATTCAGGTGCCGTTTCCTATGCAAGAGAGATGGGGATTGCCACGTTTGCACATACGCACAAGGAACTTCTTGGAAAAGAACAGTGGGAACTGGCTATATTGGAGGAAATGCAAAAACGCACCATTGATCTCATCGTGTTAGCTGGCTATATGCGTATCATTGGGACAAAGGTTATTGAAGCGTACACAAAGCGCATGATCAATCTACACCCGTCTCTATTGCCTGCATTTAAGGGACTGGATGCTATTGGGCAGGCACTTGCGGCGCAAGTCAAAGAAACAGGTGTAACCATTCATTATGTAGATGCAGACCTTGATGCAGGTCCTATCATTGCACAGCAGAGAGTTCCATTGGAACCATCTGATACGTATGAACAAGTAGCTAGACGTATTCAACGTGTCGAGCATGAGTTACTACCGCGGGTGGTCAAACAGTGGTGTGAAAAGGAGACTAGATGA
- the argC gene encoding N-acetyl-gamma-glutamyl-phosphate reductase: protein MRMALLGATGYGGIETLRILQGRTDVEQLIVGSDRYAAQAIEQVLPQFRGSSIGQVQFTKMATLDDFPMVDVALLAMPHGEAPKYVDRLLDRGIRVIDFSGDYRLPYDTYELWYQAPERAHYVPGVYGLPELYRDHIRNAELIANPGCYATAAELACIPLMEQQVIDPSRMIIDAKSGVSGAGRSPKLDSHFVEVDGSFRAYKVGQHQHTPEIERILQDAMVRGSTNLENALATHDHSSVRVLLTTQLLPIKRGIYLTAYAQLTGTMTTEEVTHMYKKRYETEPFIKVLQPGYMPEIRHVVGTNECHIGIHVDDRTQTVMIVATIDNLVKGAAGQALQNANLMLGIKETTGLEQTAWC, encoded by the coding sequence ATGCGAATGGCGCTACTGGGCGCTACCGGTTACGGGGGCATTGAAACGTTGCGAATTTTACAAGGCCGTACTGACGTAGAACAACTAATTGTTGGGTCGGATCGATACGCAGCACAAGCGATCGAGCAGGTTTTACCGCAATTTAGGGGATCTTCGATTGGCCAAGTACAGTTTACGAAGATGGCAACACTTGATGACTTTCCTATGGTGGATGTGGCCTTGTTAGCCATGCCGCATGGTGAAGCTCCAAAATATGTAGATCGATTGCTCGATCGTGGGATTCGCGTAATTGATTTTAGCGGCGATTATAGACTTCCTTATGACACTTATGAGTTGTGGTATCAAGCACCTGAAAGAGCACACTATGTACCTGGAGTATACGGATTACCTGAATTGTATCGCGATCACATCCGTAACGCCGAATTGATCGCAAACCCCGGGTGCTATGCAACTGCAGCTGAGCTCGCATGCATTCCGCTTATGGAGCAGCAAGTGATCGATCCTTCGCGAATGATCATCGATGCGAAGTCAGGAGTATCTGGAGCAGGAAGAAGCCCCAAGCTCGATTCTCATTTCGTGGAAGTTGATGGTAGTTTTCGTGCTTATAAAGTAGGGCAACATCAACATACGCCTGAGATTGAACGAATTTTACAAGATGCGATGGTGCGGGGCTCGACTAATCTAGAAAACGCCTTGGCAACACATGATCACAGTTCTGTGAGAGTGCTACTCACGACGCAGTTGTTGCCCATTAAACGAGGAATATACCTGACGGCATACGCACAATTGACAGGCACGATGACAACAGAAGAAGTAACGCATATGTACAAAAAGAGATATGAAACGGAACCTTTTATAAAGGTTTTGCAACCTGGCTACATGCCAGAGATCAGGCATGTAGTAGGCACGAATGAATGTCACATTGGCATTCATGTAGATGATCGAACACAAACCGTCATGATTGTAGCTACAATTGATAATCTCGTGAAAGGCGCTGCAGGTCAGGCGTTACAAAATGCGAATCTGATGCTTGGCATTAAAGAAACGACTGGCCTAGAGCAGACTGCATGGTGTTGA
- a CDS encoding EamA family transporter — protein MMNQGHTSNRLFALAVLIGGASYGCVSPVVKIAYHHGFSASDVTAGQFYYAMIILWVISLIAAKGKLSFRGISPMDIWRMIALGLLGTGTAIFYYRALTVLPAWLAIILLFQFSWITFVIDYLVRRKIPTHWQWYGIVLIVLGTVLANIHTQATQHLSIVGMVEGVLSGVSYALFLYINGSLKAQISPFLRAAMITTVSSIAVSCIYVPSVEVFVAARQGMWVYGMLIGLLSQAIPTSLFAIGIPRVGGSAAAILSSSELPVAVILSALILHEQVDVIAWLGVLLIIIGIVVGQRQQRYGMKWSE, from the coding sequence ATGATGAACCAAGGACATACTTCTAACCGTCTGTTTGCTTTGGCTGTGTTGATAGGTGGCGCTAGCTATGGATGCGTTTCACCTGTTGTGAAGATCGCGTATCATCATGGTTTTTCTGCTAGTGACGTGACTGCAGGACAATTTTATTATGCGATGATTATTTTGTGGGTGATCAGTTTAATTGCTGCTAAAGGTAAGCTGAGTTTTCGCGGGATTTCTCCCATGGACATATGGCGCATGATTGCACTTGGGTTACTTGGAACTGGAACTGCAATCTTTTATTACCGTGCACTGACCGTTTTGCCTGCTTGGCTCGCTATCATTCTATTATTTCAATTCTCTTGGATCACCTTTGTGATTGATTATCTCGTGCGTCGTAAAATCCCAACACATTGGCAGTGGTATGGAATCGTGCTTATTGTTTTAGGGACTGTGCTTGCCAATATTCATACGCAGGCTACACAGCATCTCTCCATAGTAGGCATGGTCGAGGGTGTATTGTCAGGCGTTTCGTATGCGCTGTTTTTATATATTAATGGGAGCTTGAAGGCGCAAATATCGCCATTTTTGCGTGCTGCAATGATTACGACAGTATCTTCCATTGCCGTTTCATGTATCTATGTGCCAAGTGTAGAGGTGTTTGTAGCTGCACGGCAGGGGATGTGGGTCTATGGAATGCTCATCGGTTTACTGAGTCAGGCGATTCCGACCTCGCTATTTGCGATTGGTATACCACGCGTGGGAGGATCTGCTGCAGCGATCTTATCTAGTTCAGAGTTGCCTGTAGCGGTCATACTCTCTGCGCTGATCTTACATGAACAGGTCGATGTGATCGCATGGTTAGGTGTCTTACTGATTATTATTGGTATTGTTGTGGGACAACGGCAACAGAGATATGGGATGAAATGGTCTGAGTAG
- the purH gene encoding bifunctional phosphoribosylaminoimidazolecarboxamide formyltransferase/IMP cyclohydrolase, producing MARALISVSDKTGIVQLAQTLEAAGVEIVSTGGTFRTLSQAGIAVQEVSQITGFPEMMDGRVKTLHPLIHGGLLALRDNEEHMQAAKEHHIEMIDYVIVNLYPFSATIARADATLEEAIENIDIGGPSMLRAAAKNHAYVIVLVDPSDYGWVGERLAAGEGFTQDEHFALAAKVFRHTAAYDALIAEYLTRQAGEVFPESISLTYTKAQTLRYGENPHQQAAFYTSTQKVYPSLQTAVQKQGKELSYNNIQDANAALSLLLEFNEPTVVAVKHMNPCGVGTGRDAHEAFVRAYEADPISIFGGIVACNRIIDADVAKPLTELFLEIVMAPGFTEDALAILAKKKNVRVLELGEFVEDRTSSAEHTLRDVRGGLLVQESDVRALTPADITVVTHRAPTEEELSELLFAWKIVKHVKSNAIVLTKDHQTVGVGAGQMNRVGAANIAIAQAGDQAAGCALASDAFFPMPDTLEAAAKAGIRAVIQPGGSIKDQLSIDVANEYGIAMVFTGVRHFRH from the coding sequence ATGGCAAGAGCATTAATTAGCGTCTCAGATAAAACGGGCATTGTACAATTAGCGCAAACTTTAGAGGCGGCAGGTGTGGAGATCGTATCGACAGGCGGTACCTTTCGAACACTATCGCAAGCAGGTATTGCTGTACAAGAAGTTTCTCAAATCACTGGCTTTCCTGAAATGATGGATGGACGCGTCAAGACGCTACATCCACTTATTCACGGAGGGCTACTTGCATTGCGCGACAATGAAGAGCATATGCAAGCTGCGAAAGAACATCATATTGAGATGATTGATTACGTGATTGTCAATTTATATCCGTTTTCAGCAACGATTGCAAGAGCAGATGCAACGCTAGAAGAAGCTATTGAAAATATTGATATTGGTGGACCCAGCATGTTACGTGCTGCTGCGAAAAATCACGCATATGTCATCGTCTTGGTCGATCCAAGTGATTACGGGTGGGTTGGAGAGCGCCTGGCCGCGGGGGAAGGTTTTACGCAAGATGAACACTTTGCGCTTGCCGCAAAGGTATTTCGCCACACGGCAGCTTATGATGCACTGATTGCAGAGTACCTGACGAGACAAGCAGGAGAGGTGTTTCCAGAATCCATCTCACTGACGTATACAAAGGCACAGACTCTCCGGTACGGTGAGAATCCACACCAGCAAGCGGCGTTTTATACTTCGACGCAAAAGGTATATCCTTCGCTACAAACGGCTGTGCAAAAGCAAGGTAAGGAATTATCGTATAACAATATTCAAGATGCTAATGCTGCGCTATCGCTATTGCTTGAATTTAATGAACCAACAGTGGTTGCAGTGAAACATATGAATCCATGTGGCGTGGGGACAGGTCGCGATGCACATGAAGCATTTGTACGTGCGTATGAAGCAGACCCTATTTCTATTTTTGGTGGCATTGTAGCTTGTAATCGCATCATCGATGCAGATGTGGCTAAGCCACTGACGGAACTCTTTTTAGAGATTGTTATGGCACCTGGTTTTACTGAAGATGCTCTTGCGATTCTCGCTAAAAAGAAAAATGTCCGAGTACTTGAGCTTGGTGAGTTTGTGGAAGATCGGACATCTTCTGCTGAACATACGTTGCGCGATGTGCGTGGCGGATTACTAGTTCAGGAGTCTGATGTACGTGCATTAACACCTGCAGATATAACGGTGGTCACACATCGTGCGCCGACAGAAGAAGAGCTAAGCGAGTTGTTATTTGCTTGGAAAATTGTAAAACACGTCAAGAGTAATGCCATTGTTCTCACGAAAGATCACCAAACGGTTGGAGTCGGAGCAGGGCAGATGAATCGCGTGGGTGCAGCGAACATTGCGATCGCACAGGCGGGGGATCAAGCCGCAGGTTGTGCACTTGCTTCCGATGCGTTTTTCCCGATGCCAGATACGCTTGAAGCGGCAGCAAAGGCAGGCATTCGCGCTGTGATTCAACCTGGCGGTTCAATCAAAGATCAGTTGTCTATCGATGTGGCTAATGAATACGGAATTGCGATGGTATTCACCGGGGTACGGCATTTTCGTCATTAG
- the argB gene encoding acetylglutamate kinase, producing MQTIVLKYGGSMKEDSTLLLEEVAYYAQRGVRFVIVHGGGPEVTHWLARLGHETEFVQGQRVTDEFSLQVVEMVLAGRVGKRIVRQLQQFGIEAISISGEDGPIIAATLYEEGLLGYVGQVETVNTSLLEVLLAAKIVPVLAPLGLDAAGQLYNINADFVAASLAGALRANAFILATDVSGVREHAQSAHTLDRLTADEALAMVHDGRAVGGMIPKLQAAVGAIAQGAKAAYVLDGQKADTLQRVLEDRAVGTRIMPSEMVRGGTDHA from the coding sequence GTGCAAACCATTGTGTTGAAGTATGGGGGTAGCATGAAGGAAGATTCGACGTTGCTTTTAGAAGAAGTAGCGTATTACGCACAGCGTGGTGTGCGCTTTGTGATCGTTCATGGTGGCGGCCCCGAAGTGACACACTGGTTAGCACGTCTGGGTCACGAAACGGAATTTGTGCAAGGACAGCGCGTGACTGATGAATTTTCACTTCAAGTAGTAGAGATGGTGCTCGCAGGTCGTGTAGGCAAACGCATAGTGAGACAACTACAACAGTTTGGCATAGAGGCTATTAGCATAAGCGGAGAAGACGGGCCAATCATCGCAGCTACGTTGTATGAAGAGGGATTGCTTGGGTATGTTGGGCAAGTAGAAACGGTGAACACATCGCTATTAGAAGTGCTACTCGCTGCAAAGATTGTTCCAGTTCTCGCTCCACTTGGGCTAGATGCGGCAGGTCAGTTGTATAACATTAACGCTGATTTTGTGGCGGCAAGTCTTGCAGGGGCGCTGCGTGCAAATGCTTTTATATTAGCCACAGATGTATCCGGTGTGCGCGAACACGCACAATCTGCGCATACGCTGGATCGCCTTACGGCGGATGAAGCACTCGCTATGGTGCATGATGGGCGTGCAGTAGGCGGTATGATTCCGAAGTTGCAAGCAGCAGTCGGTGCGATTGCGCAAGGTGCAAAGGCGGCGTACGTGTTAGATGGTCAAAAAGCTGACACGCTACAACGTGTTTTAGAAGATCGTGCTGTTGGCACGCGCATTATGCCAAGTGAAATGGTGAGAGGAGGAACGGATCATGCCTGA
- the purM gene encoding phosphoribosylformylglycinamidine cyclo-ligase — protein MADMYRAAGVDIDAGNETVERIKPHVLRTLRKEVLGGIGSFGGGFLFPSDRYQEPVLVSGTDGVGTKLKLAFALHQHDTIGIDAVAMCVNDILTSGAEPLFFLDYFATGKLHPEVAEQVVKGIADGCVASGAALIGGETAEMPGMYGAGEYDIAGFAVGVVEREMMIDGHLVQAGDQVIGLASSGPHSNGYSLIRKLVEDHGHFYDEPFGDGTKTLGQELLTPTKIYVKSILSLLSTVSIHAMAHITGGGLLENIPRVLPEGLGCVLDQSAWPVPPIFQWLQSLQEMDEQTLFRTWNMGIGFVLVVSRTDAVRVVEALSHLGEAAFIIGQIESGVSGVILTSDKNLR, from the coding sequence ATGGCAGATATGTATCGAGCGGCCGGTGTCGATATTGACGCTGGCAATGAGACGGTAGAGCGCATTAAGCCACATGTGTTGCGCACGTTACGCAAAGAAGTGCTTGGGGGCATCGGTTCGTTTGGTGGTGGGTTCTTGTTTCCAAGTGATCGCTATCAGGAACCTGTACTTGTGTCTGGAACAGATGGCGTAGGGACAAAGTTGAAACTCGCTTTTGCGCTACATCAGCACGATACAATAGGCATAGATGCCGTTGCGATGTGCGTCAATGATATCTTAACTTCTGGAGCGGAACCACTCTTTTTTCTTGATTACTTTGCAACGGGCAAGTTACATCCAGAAGTTGCAGAGCAAGTCGTAAAAGGGATCGCTGATGGTTGCGTGGCATCAGGTGCCGCACTCATTGGTGGTGAGACTGCCGAAATGCCTGGAATGTATGGAGCGGGCGAGTACGATATTGCTGGGTTTGCTGTAGGTGTCGTGGAACGCGAGATGATGATCGATGGACATCTCGTTCAAGCAGGTGATCAAGTGATCGGCTTGGCTTCATCAGGACCACACTCCAACGGATATTCTCTTATTCGTAAATTAGTTGAGGATCATGGTCATTTCTATGATGAACCTTTTGGCGATGGCACAAAAACCCTTGGTCAGGAGTTACTCACTCCAACAAAAATATATGTAAAGTCAATCTTATCCTTATTGTCCACTGTATCCATACATGCCATGGCCCATATTACGGGTGGTGGGTTGTTAGAAAATATTCCTCGCGTGCTACCCGAAGGACTTGGCTGTGTTCTCGATCAGTCTGCATGGCCTGTGCCGCCGATCTTTCAATGGCTACAAAGTTTGCAGGAGATGGATGAACAAACGCTTTTTCGCACATGGAATATGGGCATAGGGTTTGTATTAGTCGTTTCGCGCACAGATGCAGTGCGGGTTGTGGAGGCACTTTCACACCTTGGAGAAGCAGCGTTCATCATTGGGCAGATTGAGTCTGGAGTATCTGGTGTCATCCTAACGTCAGACAAGAATTTGCGATGA
- a CDS encoding aspartate aminotransferase family protein: MPELQKMASYTPPSNYTQIREMDREHVMSTYARQPLEIVRGEGVYVFDGEERAYLDFTSGIAVCGLGHCHPALVAAATDQLNQLWHISNIYLTAPQAELAERLTSISGMDRVFFSNSGAEANEAAIKLARRYAKHKFGAHKGDILTFAHSFHGRTIATVTATAQPKYQEGIGPLPGGFRYIEEATMKSVKAAVTEKTAAIMIEPIQGEGGVRPFSSEFLHELREYCTEMGFLLIFDEVQTGAGRTGAWLAWQRMSVKPDIVTMAKSLAGGLPMGATLATEDVAKAFTPGTHGSTFGGNPVAARAALALIDIVTAPGFFDQVRRREQQLYGELVKLAALRSDIVDVRGLGLMWGIQLKTARASEVVDRARDLGLLLLTAGADTVRLLPPLIVTGKEIESAVAIVNKALG, from the coding sequence ATGCCTGAATTACAAAAGATGGCTTCTTATACGCCACCATCCAATTATACACAGATACGAGAGATGGATCGTGAGCATGTGATGAGCACGTATGCTCGACAGCCGCTTGAAATTGTGCGCGGTGAAGGGGTCTATGTTTTTGACGGAGAAGAGCGAGCATATCTGGATTTTACAAGTGGGATTGCTGTGTGTGGACTTGGACATTGTCATCCAGCACTCGTTGCAGCCGCAACTGACCAATTGAACCAATTGTGGCACATCTCCAATATCTATTTAACTGCTCCACAGGCGGAATTGGCGGAGCGGTTGACGAGTATCAGCGGTATGGATCGGGTGTTTTTTTCGAATTCTGGTGCTGAGGCCAATGAGGCCGCGATTAAACTTGCCAGACGTTATGCGAAACATAAGTTTGGAGCGCATAAAGGTGATATTTTAACGTTTGCACATTCATTTCACGGGCGCACGATCGCAACGGTCACTGCGACTGCACAACCAAAATATCAAGAGGGAATTGGACCACTACCTGGTGGGTTTCGCTATATAGAAGAAGCGACGATGAAGTCAGTAAAGGCTGCAGTGACAGAGAAAACAGCGGCAATCATGATCGAACCCATTCAAGGAGAAGGCGGCGTTCGACCGTTTTCCAGCGAGTTTTTACACGAGTTACGAGAGTATTGCACAGAGATGGGATTTTTGCTGATCTTTGATGAAGTGCAAACGGGTGCCGGGCGTACAGGTGCGTGGCTTGCATGGCAGCGGATGTCTGTGAAACCGGATATTGTGACTATGGCAAAGTCGCTTGCAGGTGGCTTGCCGATGGGGGCGACGCTTGCCACGGAGGATGTTGCAAAGGCGTTTACGCCAGGCACTCATGGCTCTACATTTGGTGGCAATCCTGTAGCTGCACGAGCTGCGCTTGCTCTCATTGACATCGTGACGGCACCAGGTTTTTTTGATCAAGTGCGCCGTCGAGAGCAACAGTTATACGGTGAACTTGTGAAATTAGCTGCTCTGCGCAGTGATATCGTCGATGTACGCGGGCTTGGACTGATGTGGGGCATCCAATTAAAAACGGCGCGAGCAAGTGAAGTGGTGGATCGTGCGCGGGATCTTGGCTTGCTGTTGTTGACAGCTGGTGCCGATACCGTGCGGTTGTTGCCACCCCTGATTGTAACTGGGAAAGAAATAGAGAGTGCGGTTGCGATAGTCAACAAAGCATTAGGATAA